Proteins from a genomic interval of Candidatus Krumholzibacteriia bacterium:
- a CDS encoding tetratricopeptide repeat protein → ENGVPTIVIFPFENRGEPEDAYFAEGITDEIATRLVGTDGVAVLSRSSARNYDRTGKTILQIAEDLGVDYVLEGSVRWQGRTDAESLVRVSPVLVYAPEDRQVWADSYDRDMREIFAIQTEIASAVATQIGTALAPQQYGTDDAAPTQDMEAYHLFLRARQAIDRGQLQRPEWEIAETLLQNALERDPTYSAAWAYLARVQAAFCHFNWDRSERRLAAGRRAAARARELAPGTVEDHLAHGYVYYWGEKDFPAATREFEAALARQPGDVETIEALGFVARREGRFEDALRWLNRAQELSPSNWRLAFNMSETLHILRRYEEALLVADEAIRFDPGAPGGYVQRATSLANMGRLDEALDVIGDVPRFSTDADEEAVTLALAALDLDMARSVAARQPEYSAEQFGDVCAEVSRGYLAWIEDGREASRSHFERAVATLRPVVAAAPDQSNPAMLLAESLAALGEVDEAVDLARSALGRYPAGVDTWIRLCLEWDLARVLLLAGRIEEAETLTRQLCSQPAYNVSREFLRASPLYRSNGPIEPFARVADFEL, encoded by the coding sequence GGAGAACGGTGTTCCCACGATCGTGATCTTCCCCTTCGAGAACCGCGGCGAACCCGAGGACGCCTACTTCGCCGAAGGCATCACCGACGAGATCGCCACGCGGCTCGTCGGCACCGACGGCGTGGCCGTGCTCAGCCGCAGCAGTGCACGCAACTACGACCGAACGGGCAAGACGATCCTGCAGATCGCCGAGGATCTGGGCGTGGACTACGTGCTCGAGGGAAGCGTGCGGTGGCAGGGCAGGACCGACGCGGAGAGTCTCGTGCGCGTCTCGCCCGTGTTGGTCTACGCGCCCGAGGACCGACAGGTCTGGGCCGACAGCTACGACCGCGACATGCGTGAGATCTTCGCGATCCAGACCGAGATCGCTTCGGCGGTGGCCACGCAGATCGGCACCGCACTCGCGCCGCAGCAATACGGGACGGACGACGCCGCGCCGACTCAGGACATGGAGGCCTACCACCTGTTCCTGCGGGCACGGCAGGCGATCGACCGCGGTCAGCTCCAGCGGCCCGAGTGGGAGATCGCCGAAACACTCCTGCAGAACGCGCTCGAGCGCGATCCGACCTATTCGGCCGCGTGGGCCTATCTCGCGCGGGTGCAGGCCGCGTTCTGTCACTTCAACTGGGACCGCAGCGAACGACGTCTGGCGGCCGGACGCCGTGCCGCGGCCCGCGCCCGGGAACTCGCGCCGGGCACGGTCGAGGACCACCTCGCCCACGGCTACGTGTACTATTGGGGCGAGAAGGACTTCCCGGCCGCGACCCGCGAATTCGAGGCGGCGCTCGCGCGGCAGCCCGGCGACGTGGAGACGATCGAGGCCCTCGGCTTCGTCGCCCGTCGTGAGGGACGTTTCGAGGACGCGCTGCGCTGGTTGAACCGCGCCCAGGAGTTGAGTCCGAGCAACTGGCGCCTGGCCTTCAACATGTCGGAGACACTGCACATCCTCCGCCGGTACGAGGAGGCCCTCCTCGTCGCCGACGAAGCGATTCGTTTCGATCCGGGCGCACCGGGCGGCTACGTCCAGCGTGCGACGTCGCTGGCCAACATGGGCCGACTGGACGAAGCCCTCGACGTGATCGGCGACGTCCCCCGCTTTTCGACCGACGCCGACGAGGAAGCGGTCACGCTCGCCCTCGCCGCCCTCGATCTCGACATGGCGCGGTCCGTCGCGGCGCGTCAACCGGAGTACAGTGCCGAGCAGTTCGGTGACGTATGTGCCGAGGTCTCGCGGGGATACCTCGCCTGGATCGAGGACGGGCGCGAAGCCTCCCGCTCCCACTTCGAACGTGCCGTCGCGACGCTGCGTCCGGTCGTGGCCGCAGCCCCCGACCAATCGAACCCCGCCATGCTCCTCGCGGAATCCCTCGCCGCACTCGGAGAGGTCGACGAGGCCGTCGACCTCGCGCGTTCCGCTCTCGGCCGCTACCCGGCCGGAGTCGACACCTGGATCCGGCTGTGCCTCGAGTGGGATCTCGCCCGTGTCCTGTTGCTCGCCGGACGGATCGAGGAAGCGGAGACCCTCACGCGCCAGCTCTGCTCCCAGCCGGCCTACAACGTCTCGCGCGAGTTCCTCCGGGCTTCGCCCTTGTACCGGAGCAACGGACCCATCGAGCCCTTCGCGCGAGTGGCGGACTTCGAGCTGTAG
- a CDS encoding FlgD immunoglobulin-like domain containing protein, whose amino-acid sequence MSTQDLRRLDPQLAYLALLTLAQLKPLSRWECALTETEIDVLRATVPHVRRIRRRTRLGRPVTETLIANDPARAVLYERMFGGRRLRRTPETVRREGRLLGYPSCCVEGFVREPYAANGMAPDDQEILFHWACPGCRVTPTLLREYRQVHADCSRLFRRVRTSDASPRWLDRAGHVAATVALVAGASGATTTDPHRLPAPDDLDGDHASVAEEILAGTDWERRDTDDDTVVDGVQIAQLLDALVESPPPGVMVTHHPQRGMETCPHCGATVNMGFVTVMHAQRELTIDLPYIALHYLEHGSLGFEGSIHAGRVDLDAAKRILFPCDAPHLLPLQFGDDGDEDGLYREEELVVGTDPDEPDSDLDTVPDGPQLAEELITLVSRLPREVQTDRPYLQEMRMDGLVQCAVCDAAVDMGFFEIVNPVADVSIAAPLLALHFVAKGCFDHAPCDWGKEGARSEEPMVEPSGPASPETMPRGVLPTVLRAVLTSQGPAHWVEVEGDTDGDGLTDAEEAALEMSPVDPDENGNVRPDGRELAALFARQIELLPEGPLADEPYRITHMLMGSEGCFTCGESWTMGEYQVVNPVAGVSIDVPFYNVHFMQHGSFSSDGLFAPRIDPVLLAQALGPHATGVEDAAVSSAFSFWNAPNPFASGTTTRIALDLPTAVERIRIAVYDAAGRRVRELYVGEGNERRIRLEWDGRDDRGALSSPGVYYCRARIGELRINRKITLVP is encoded by the coding sequence ATGTCGACGCAGGACCTCCGTCGTCTCGATCCCCAGCTCGCCTACCTCGCGCTGCTGACCCTCGCGCAGCTCAAGCCACTCTCCCGCTGGGAGTGCGCGTTGACCGAGACCGAGATCGACGTCCTCCGAGCCACCGTTCCGCACGTCCGACGGATCCGGCGGCGCACGCGACTGGGGCGTCCGGTGACCGAGACCCTGATCGCGAACGATCCCGCACGCGCCGTGCTCTACGAACGCATGTTCGGCGGTCGTCGACTCCGACGCACGCCCGAGACCGTGCGCCGGGAAGGCCGCCTGCTGGGCTATCCGTCGTGTTGCGTCGAGGGATTCGTGCGCGAACCCTACGCGGCCAACGGGATGGCGCCCGACGACCAGGAGATCCTCTTCCACTGGGCCTGCCCCGGCTGCCGGGTGACGCCGACGCTGTTGCGCGAGTATCGGCAGGTGCACGCGGACTGCTCCCGGCTCTTCCGACGGGTCAGGACGTCCGATGCGAGCCCGCGGTGGCTCGACCGCGCCGGACACGTGGCGGCCACGGTCGCGCTGGTCGCCGGCGCCTCCGGCGCGACGACGACCGATCCGCACCGACTCCCCGCTCCCGACGATCTCGACGGCGACCACGCCTCGGTCGCCGAAGAGATCCTCGCGGGTACCGACTGGGAGCGCAGGGACACCGACGACGACACCGTCGTCGACGGCGTGCAGATCGCCCAGCTCCTCGATGCGCTCGTCGAGAGTCCACCTCCGGGCGTCATGGTCACGCACCACCCCCAGCGCGGCATGGAAACCTGCCCGCACTGCGGAGCCACCGTGAACATGGGCTTCGTGACCGTCATGCATGCCCAGCGCGAACTCACCATCGACCTGCCGTACATCGCGCTGCACTACCTGGAGCACGGATCCCTGGGCTTCGAGGGGAGCATCCACGCGGGCCGCGTCGACCTCGACGCGGCGAAGCGGATCCTCTTCCCCTGCGACGCGCCGCACCTCCTGCCGCTGCAGTTCGGCGACGACGGCGACGAGGACGGTCTGTACCGGGAGGAGGAGCTGGTCGTCGGGACCGACCCCGACGAGCCGGACTCCGATCTGGACACCGTTCCGGACGGCCCGCAACTCGCCGAGGAGTTGATCACGCTCGTCTCCCGGCTTCCGCGCGAGGTGCAGACGGATCGCCCGTACCTGCAGGAGATGCGCATGGACGGTCTCGTCCAGTGCGCCGTGTGTGACGCCGCCGTCGACATGGGCTTCTTCGAGATCGTCAATCCGGTGGCGGACGTATCGATCGCGGCGCCGCTGCTGGCCCTGCACTTCGTCGCCAAGGGGTGCTTCGACCACGCCCCCTGCGACTGGGGCAAGGAAGGAGCGCGGTCCGAAGAACCGATGGTCGAACCCTCGGGCCCCGCATCACCCGAGACGATGCCCCGCGGCGTCCTCCCCACCGTCCTGCGCGCCGTCCTCACCAGCCAGGGCCCGGCCCACTGGGTCGAGGTCGAGGGCGATACCGACGGCGACGGGCTCACCGACGCCGAGGAAGCCGCCTTGGAGATGAGCCCCGTCGATCCCGACGAGAACGGCAACGTGCGTCCGGACGGGCGCGAACTCGCCGCGCTCTTCGCTCGGCAGATCGAGCTCCTCCCCGAGGGCCCACTCGCCGACGAACCGTACCGGATCACGCACATGCTCATGGGAAGCGAAGGCTGCTTCACCTGCGGTGAAAGCTGGACCATGGGCGAGTACCAGGTCGTCAATCCGGTCGCCGGGGTCTCGATCGACGTTCCGTTCTACAACGTGCACTTCATGCAGCACGGGAGCTTCTCGAGCGACGGGCTCTTCGCCCCGCGCATCGACCCCGTCCTCCTGGCCCAGGCGCTCGGACCCCACGCGACGGGCGTCGAGGACGCAGCCGTGAGTTCGGCGTTCTCGTTCTGGAACGCACCCAATCCCTTCGCGAGCGGAACGACCACGCGCATCGCGTTGGACCTTCCCACCGCCGTCGAACGGATCCGCATCGCCGTCTACGACGCCGCAGGCCGCCGCGTTCGCGAACTGTACGTCGGCGAGGGGAACGAACGGAGGATCCGTCTGGAATGGGATGGTCGGGACGATCGGGGCGCGCTGTCGTCTCCCGGGGTCTACTACTGCCGCGCCCGGATCGGGGAACTGAGGATCAACCGCAAGATCACGTTGGTGCCGTAG
- a CDS encoding nuclear transport factor 2 family protein — translation MKKLALTVLPLVCIFLILPDLADAEGRGSSRLYRDRLEIGRALLEVQSTNWPSVLQHYTDDIEYHDPIVDIGGIESMSAFLAQLFANSPDLVTTIEQETLLDGIYSATWTMVGQFSGVPYEAKGISILEFRGRSRQVAYQRDYYTEGDIMTGIPDLDTAIEGFRTFYRCAVDPTFDCPFPSAPPETSAWGGPPVTAPPSDRIGGRGRSWIHLRRDRLEIARAVVEINASNWTAVLPYYADDVAYRDPIVEIDGIDTMTSFLGRLFASGPDLVTTVETESLVDGVYTATWTMTGSFGGVPFSAPGMSIVVFGEGERKVHYARDYYTEGDIMINVPELTEAVVGFRTFYRCAVDPTFECPFPPLDRVAALGTDETPSPADRETFVLGQNTPNPFNPATTISYRVPAGGGHVALRVYDVSGRHVTTLVDGFESAGRRTITWHGEDDTGQPVASGIYFYRLDAPEFSQVKKMILIE, via the coding sequence ATGAAGAAACTCGCTCTCACCGTACTGCCCCTCGTCTGCATCTTCCTGATCCTGCCCGATCTCGCCGACGCCGAGGGCCGCGGCTCGAGCCGATTGTATCGTGATCGCCTCGAGATCGGACGGGCGCTGCTCGAGGTCCAGTCAACGAACTGGCCCTCCGTGCTGCAGCACTACACGGACGACATCGAGTACCACGATCCGATCGTGGACATCGGCGGAATCGAATCGATGAGCGCGTTCCTGGCGCAGCTCTTCGCGAACTCACCGGATCTGGTGACGACGATCGAACAGGAGACGTTGCTCGACGGCATCTACTCGGCCACCTGGACGATGGTCGGGCAGTTCAGCGGCGTCCCGTACGAGGCCAAGGGCATCTCGATCCTCGAGTTCCGAGGCCGGAGCCGGCAGGTCGCGTACCAGCGCGACTACTACACCGAGGGCGACATCATGACCGGGATCCCCGACCTCGATACTGCCATCGAGGGATTCCGCACCTTCTACCGGTGCGCGGTCGACCCCACCTTCGACTGCCCCTTCCCCAGCGCACCTCCGGAGACGTCGGCGTGGGGAGGCCCGCCCGTCACGGCGCCGCCGAGCGACAGAATCGGTGGACGGGGCCGTTCCTGGATCCACCTCCGTCGCGATCGGCTCGAGATCGCGCGCGCGGTCGTCGAGATCAATGCCTCGAACTGGACGGCCGTCCTCCCCTACTACGCCGACGACGTCGCGTACCGTGACCCCATCGTCGAGATCGACGGAATCGACACGATGACGTCGTTCCTGGGACGACTCTTCGCGAGTGGGCCGGACCTGGTGACGACCGTCGAGACCGAATCCCTGGTCGACGGCGTGTACACGGCCACGTGGACGATGACGGGCAGTTTCGGCGGCGTTCCGTTCAGCGCCCCGGGAATGTCCATCGTCGTGTTCGGTGAAGGCGAGCGGAAGGTCCACTACGCCCGCGACTACTACACGGAGGGCGACATCATGATCAACGTCCCCGAACTCACGGAGGCCGTGGTGGGCTTCCGGACGTTCTACCGGTGTGCCGTGGATCCGACCTTCGAATGCCCGTTCCCGCCGCTCGATCGTGTCGCAGCGCTCGGCACGGACGAGACACCGAGCCCCGCGGACAGAGAGACCTTCGTGCTCGGGCAGAACACGCCCAATCCCTTCAATCCGGCGACCACGATCTCGTACCGCGTCCCCGCCGGTGGCGGGCACGTGGCTCTGCGCGTGTACGACGTCTCGGGCCGGCACGTCACGACGCTCGTCGACGGGTTCGAATCTGCCGGCCGCAGGACGATCACCTGGCACGGAGAGGACGACACCGGCCAGCCGGTCGCGAGTGGCATCTACTTCTACCGGCTCGACGCGCCGGAGTTCAGCCAGGTGAAGAAGATGATCCTGATCGAGTAG